The proteins below come from a single Sinorhizobium fredii genomic window:
- a CDS encoding LysR family transcriptional regulator gives MLTLRQIEVIRAIMVTGTIAGAAKLLGVAAPGVSRLMKYTEDSLRVRLFNRSHGRYVPTPEARHIFGLLDTVYRQVEDLQFAVQRLEKGDGLELSVGSVPSIANVMVPRAIAKLRQQYPSLYVDINILKIEEAIDYLLVGRGEVVAISSYLEHSIIHFEPLATGRLLCIVPQDSELAGKDAIAPDEIVRHTLIGIDPNDPYGRVMTEIFRRQNLAYDMKIKARFGTTVCALVAAELGIAIIDEFTVAAGRVPGIKCLEIEADTTFPTFVAYRRDVPLSIFSERFIDTLRTEMNRAKR, from the coding sequence ATGCTGACTTTGCGACAGATCGAGGTGATCCGCGCGATCATGGTCACCGGCACGATCGCCGGCGCCGCGAAGCTCCTCGGCGTCGCGGCGCCCGGCGTCAGCCGGCTGATGAAGTATACGGAAGACAGCCTTCGGGTCCGTCTCTTCAACCGCAGCCATGGGCGCTATGTGCCGACGCCGGAGGCCCGGCACATCTTCGGATTACTCGACACCGTCTACCGGCAGGTCGAGGACCTGCAGTTTGCCGTGCAGCGGCTGGAAAAGGGTGACGGGCTGGAACTCAGCGTCGGCTCGGTTCCCAGCATCGCCAATGTGATGGTGCCGCGGGCGATCGCCAAGCTGCGCCAGCAGTATCCGTCGCTTTATGTCGACATCAACATTCTGAAGATCGAGGAGGCGATCGACTATCTGCTCGTCGGTCGCGGCGAGGTGGTGGCGATCAGCTCCTATCTCGAACACTCGATCATCCATTTCGAGCCGCTCGCCACCGGGCGGCTGCTCTGCATCGTGCCGCAGGACAGCGAGCTCGCCGGCAAGGACGCCATCGCGCCGGACGAAATCGTCCGCCATACCTTGATCGGCATCGATCCGAACGATCCCTACGGGCGGGTGATGACCGAGATTTTCCGTCGTCAGAACCTCGCCTATGATATGAAAATCAAGGCGCGTTTCGGCACGACCGTCTGCGCCCTCGTCGCCGCCGAGCTCGGCATTGCCATCATCGACGAGTTCACCGTCGCCGCCGGCCGGGTGCCGGGAATCAAATGCCTGGAAATCGAAGCGGACACGACCTTCCCGACCTTCGTCGCCTATCGGCGCGACGTTCCGCTGTCGATCTTTTCGGAGCGCTTCATCGACACGCTGAGAACCGAAATGAACCGCGCCAAAAGATAA
- a CDS encoding ABC transporter substrate-binding protein has translation MTKRALASIAIAVALSAGLPNISWADTIKIANVIELSGAGATVGSNWRDALKLAFEEINAAGGILGEQVEVTDYDTQTDPTTSRAMVQKAIDDGAYVIMGPIYSGSVKVNMMVAQQNGVPQLTGAEAPFITDMGNPYIFRTSFGAQQSMPKLVKYLTEEMKVKSVAVAWVNDDFGKGGRDSFVAELEKNGIAVNADVSSEVGQADFAADVIKLKSSNADAIFAYLHEEESARLLKEIRKQGVTQPIFGETTLMNQKVVDLAGEAVNGVRGHVGLSANAPIPGIEEFAKKFEAKYSYKPDHNAIKAYMGAYVVKYVTTKNGKVDRQAFADALHGLTITPADEPGILMETSWDDKGEVNRESFLVEVKDGKQTVVTTLPKL, from the coding sequence ATGACGAAGAGAGCACTTGCGTCGATCGCAATTGCCGTGGCGCTATCGGCCGGCCTGCCGAACATATCCTGGGCGGACACGATAAAGATCGCCAACGTGATCGAGCTTTCGGGCGCCGGCGCCACCGTGGGAAGCAACTGGCGCGACGCGCTGAAGCTCGCCTTCGAGGAGATCAATGCTGCCGGCGGCATTCTCGGCGAACAGGTCGAGGTGACGGATTACGACACGCAGACCGACCCGACGACCTCGCGCGCCATGGTGCAGAAGGCGATCGACGACGGCGCCTATGTCATCATGGGGCCGATCTATTCCGGCTCGGTCAAGGTCAACATGATGGTCGCCCAGCAGAACGGCGTGCCGCAGCTGACCGGCGCCGAAGCGCCGTTCATCACCGACATGGGCAATCCCTACATCTTCCGCACCTCTTTCGGCGCACAACAGTCGATGCCGAAACTGGTCAAGTACCTCACCGAGGAAATGAAGGTGAAGTCGGTCGCCGTCGCCTGGGTCAATGACGACTTCGGCAAGGGTGGACGCGATTCCTTCGTGGCCGAGCTGGAGAAGAACGGCATCGCCGTCAACGCCGACGTGTCGAGCGAAGTGGGCCAGGCCGATTTCGCAGCCGACGTCATCAAGCTGAAGTCGAGCAATGCGGACGCGATCTTCGCCTATCTGCATGAAGAGGAAAGCGCGCGGCTGCTCAAGGAAATCCGCAAGCAGGGCGTCACCCAGCCGATCTTCGGCGAAACGACGCTGATGAACCAGAAGGTCGTCGACCTTGCCGGCGAAGCGGTCAACGGCGTGCGCGGGCATGTCGGCCTCAGCGCCAATGCGCCGATCCCCGGCATCGAGGAATTCGCCAAGAAGTTCGAGGCGAAGTACAGCTACAAGCCCGACCACAACGCCATCAAGGCCTATATGGGCGCCTATGTGGTGAAATACGTCACCACCAAGAACGGCAAGGTCGACCGCCAGGCCTTCGCGGATGCGCTGCATGGCCTGACCATCACGCCTGCCGACGAACCCGGCATCCTGATGGAGACCAGCTGGGACGACAAGGGCGAGGTCAACCGCGAAAGCTTCCTCGTCGAGGTCAAGGACGGCAAGCAGACCGTCGTGACCACGCTGCCGAAACTCTAA
- a CDS encoding branched-chain amino acid ABC transporter permease, producing the protein MNTFFQLFVSGLATGSIYALAAIGFTLLWQASQTINFAQGEFIMLPAFFVLAGTQFLGLSFPVAMAIAVVLSLLLLGLGFKRIIIDPLLPHGVLPIVIATIALGILMKEGVKQFYTAEALPFPALFSDRTLNVLGAAISVQDIAVLLIALGAVALLQLFLNGTKIGRCMQATAQNPNVAEILGVPVRRMILYTFLINAGLAFLASILISPIYLAKFSNGETLGLIAFIAAIVGGFNQIRGALAGGLLLGVIDNLSAAYVSASYRSAVPLILLIIIILVRPQGLLGKAEGRTV; encoded by the coding sequence ATGAATACGTTTTTCCAGTTGTTCGTCTCCGGACTGGCAACGGGGTCGATCTATGCGCTCGCGGCGATCGGCTTCACCCTGCTCTGGCAGGCGTCGCAGACGATCAATTTCGCCCAGGGCGAGTTCATCATGCTGCCCGCCTTCTTCGTTCTGGCCGGAACACAGTTCCTCGGTCTGAGCTTTCCGGTGGCGATGGCGATCGCGGTGGTGCTCTCGCTGCTGCTGCTCGGCCTCGGTTTCAAGCGCATCATCATCGATCCGCTGCTGCCGCACGGCGTCCTACCGATCGTCATCGCCACGATCGCCCTCGGCATCCTGATGAAGGAAGGCGTCAAGCAGTTCTACACGGCCGAGGCGCTGCCGTTCCCGGCCCTGTTCTCCGACCGCACCCTCAACGTGCTGGGCGCCGCCATCTCGGTGCAGGACATAGCCGTTCTGCTGATCGCGCTCGGCGCCGTAGCGCTGCTGCAGCTCTTCCTGAACGGCACGAAGATCGGCCGCTGCATGCAGGCGACCGCGCAGAATCCGAACGTGGCCGAAATCCTCGGCGTGCCGGTGCGCCGTATGATCCTCTACACGTTCCTGATCAATGCCGGCCTCGCTTTTCTCGCCTCCATCCTGATCTCGCCGATCTACCTGGCGAAGTTCTCGAACGGCGAGACGCTCGGCCTGATCGCCTTCATCGCGGCGATCGTCGGCGGCTTCAACCAGATCCGCGGCGCGCTGGCCGGCGGTCTCCTGCTCGGCGTTATCGACAATCTCTCGGCAGCCTACGTTTCCGCGTCGTATCGCTCCGCGGTGCCGCTGATCCTGCTCATCATCATCATTCTCGTGCGGCCGCAGGGCCTGCTCGGAAAGGCGGAAGGACGCACCGTATGA
- a CDS encoding branched-chain amino acid ABC transporter permease → MSKHTLATLVAGLAILILLPFTQSNYGVFVLCSWLVYSISAMGLNLTLGYAGQVSLAQASFMGIGAYTTALMTMAGVPWPAAMIAAMVLCFVIGFLLGYPALRVQHHFLAFITLAFNALVVLMLRNEEWLTGGTYGIVGIPRPELFGLQTQKPLAFYFFVLALFVLMAVALYAIIRSPWGRAFKALRENPIRANSLGVDIRKTTLLAFAIGSSYGGLAGSLLAQLTQFIDPHSFGLTISLKVLLMVIVGGAGFFFGPILGALLIVLAPEFLRFTEGYYLMIYATLVIVLMVFCPTGLLGLVERGRTALKLRQNPNATTWEAGR, encoded by the coding sequence ATGAGCAAGCACACTCTCGCTACACTGGTCGCGGGTCTCGCGATCCTGATCCTGCTCCCCTTCACGCAGTCGAATTACGGCGTGTTCGTGCTGTGCTCATGGCTGGTCTATTCGATCTCCGCCATGGGGCTCAACCTGACGCTCGGCTATGCCGGCCAGGTGTCGCTCGCCCAGGCCTCCTTCATGGGCATCGGCGCCTACACGACGGCGCTCATGACCATGGCGGGCGTGCCGTGGCCGGCGGCAATGATCGCCGCGATGGTTCTCTGCTTCGTCATCGGATTTCTGCTCGGCTACCCGGCGCTCCGCGTCCAGCATCACTTCCTGGCCTTCATCACGCTCGCCTTCAACGCGCTGGTGGTGCTGATGCTGCGCAACGAGGAATGGCTGACCGGCGGCACGTATGGCATTGTGGGCATCCCGCGGCCGGAACTCTTCGGCTTGCAGACGCAGAAGCCGCTCGCCTTCTATTTCTTCGTGCTGGCGCTGTTCGTGCTGATGGCTGTCGCCCTCTACGCCATCATCCGTTCGCCCTGGGGCCGCGCCTTCAAGGCGCTCCGGGAAAACCCGATCCGCGCCAACAGCCTTGGCGTCGACATCCGTAAGACGACGCTGCTCGCCTTCGCCATTGGCTCTTCCTATGGCGGGCTTGCCGGCAGCCTGCTGGCCCAGCTCACCCAGTTCATCGATCCGCATTCCTTCGGCCTGACCATCTCGCTCAAGGTCCTGCTGATGGTCATCGTCGGCGGCGCCGGCTTCTTCTTCGGCCCGATACTGGGCGCGCTGCTGATCGTTCTGGCGCCGGAATTCCTGCGCTTCACCGAGGGATATTACCTGATGATCTATGCCACGCTGGTCATCGTGCTGATGGTCTTCTGCCCGACCGGCCTGCTCGGCCTCGTCGAGCGTGGCCGCACGGCGCTGAAGCTCAGGCAGAACCCCAATGCCACGACCTGGGAGGCAGGACGATGA
- a CDS encoding ABC transporter ATP-binding protein, giving the protein MTPVLSVRNVSKSFGGLRAVDNVSFDVHQGEILGLIGPNGSGKSTLFNCVLGQLPASTGIVLVDGKEVAGKRPCDLNKLGVGRTFQMLQVFPEMTVLDNIILAGQEHKGTMLSRLFGKPDAGLTEEALRMIDFFRLGHQTHEKAGSLSYGQQKLLDAAMAFMAGPKLVMLDEPAGGVNLTMLADLKERLKAFNQERGATFVVIEHNMEFVMSLCTRIIVLANGRIIAEGDPETVRNDPTVIEAYLGG; this is encoded by the coding sequence ATGACGCCGGTCCTTTCCGTACGCAATGTCAGCAAATCCTTCGGCGGACTCAGGGCGGTGGACAATGTCTCCTTCGATGTCCACCAGGGTGAGATCCTGGGCCTGATCGGCCCGAACGGCAGCGGCAAGTCGACGCTCTTCAACTGCGTCCTCGGGCAGCTGCCGGCCTCGACCGGCATCGTGCTGGTCGACGGCAAGGAGGTCGCGGGCAAGCGCCCCTGCGATCTCAACAAGCTCGGCGTCGGCCGCACCTTCCAGATGCTGCAGGTCTTCCCCGAGATGACCGTGCTCGACAACATCATTTTGGCCGGTCAGGAGCACAAAGGCACGATGCTGTCGCGTCTCTTCGGCAAGCCGGATGCGGGCCTCACCGAAGAGGCCCTGCGGATGATCGACTTCTTCCGGCTCGGGCACCAGACCCACGAGAAGGCGGGATCGCTTTCCTACGGCCAGCAGAAGCTGCTCGACGCCGCGATGGCCTTCATGGCGGGACCGAAGCTGGTGATGCTCGACGAGCCGGCCGGCGGCGTCAACCTCACCATGCTCGCCGACCTCAAGGAGCGGCTGAAGGCCTTCAACCAGGAACGCGGCGCCACCTTCGTGGTCATCGAGCACAACATGGAATTCGTGATGTCGCTCTGCACGCGCATCATCGTTCTGGCGAACGGCAGGATCATTGCCGAAGGCGACCCGGAGACGGTGCGCAACGATCCCACCGTCATCGAAGCCTATCTCGGAGGTTGA
- a CDS encoding ABC transporter ATP-binding protein, giving the protein MLELKQVYGGYGKMTILNGTSFKIDKGTITTVIGPNGAGKSTVFKAIFGLLKIRSGNVILNGEDVTSLAPAKMLGKGVTYVPQGRNLFPMLSVRHNLEIGGISSGDQAKIAKRIDEVMEQFPILKEKAKEQAITLSGGQQKQLEIARALLLDPSLILIDEPSIGLSPQMINETFRTLIRLRDQGVTILMVEQNAKAALAMSDFGLVLEQGRSRMYDRADKLLADPRVGQLFLGAHLEEA; this is encoded by the coding sequence ATGCTGGAACTCAAGCAGGTCTATGGCGGCTACGGCAAAATGACGATCCTGAACGGCACGTCCTTCAAGATCGACAAGGGCACGATCACCACGGTGATCGGCCCGAACGGGGCAGGCAAGTCGACGGTCTTCAAGGCGATCTTCGGGCTCCTGAAAATCCGTTCGGGAAACGTGATCCTCAACGGCGAAGACGTGACCTCGCTGGCGCCGGCGAAGATGCTCGGCAAGGGCGTCACCTATGTGCCGCAGGGCCGCAACCTCTTCCCGATGCTCTCGGTGCGCCACAATCTCGAGATCGGCGGCATCTCCTCCGGCGATCAGGCGAAGATCGCCAAGCGCATCGACGAGGTGATGGAGCAGTTCCCGATCCTCAAGGAGAAGGCGAAGGAACAGGCGATCACCCTTTCGGGCGGTCAGCAGAAGCAGCTCGAGATCGCGCGCGCCTTGCTGCTCGATCCGTCGCTGATCCTCATCGACGAACCGTCTATCGGCCTTTCGCCGCAGATGATCAACGAGACCTTCCGCACGCTGATCCGGCTGCGCGACCAGGGCGTCACCATTCTGATGGTCGAGCAGAACGCCAAGGCGGCGCTCGCCATGTCCGATTTCGGCCTGGTGCTCGAACAGGGCCGCAGCCGGATGTACGACAGGGCCGACAAGCTGCTTGCCGATCCGCGCGTCGGCCAGCTCTTCCTCGGTGCCCATCTCGAGGAGGCATGA
- a CDS encoding shikimate dehydrogenase family protein, translating into MQPVPEITGKTVFIPLIGHPVEQVKSPGPVNAWFSDNDVGAVLIPVDIFPEKVAAFLDAIRGTPNCPGVSVTMPHKQAACAGVDDLTDRARRAGAVNIIRRRPDGTLLGDMVDGDAMVAALAKNGVTVTGKTALVVGAGGAGTAIIYALAEAGAATIVVIERDRAKADRLTGQLRRDYPELHAHDVLPDGIDVDIAVNASPAGMNPADPYPFPLERLTRAEIIADAVTKPPVTPWLEEARRRGIAIQAGAEMTLAQLPTQIAFWGLDKGDRDEGERR; encoded by the coding sequence ATGCAGCCCGTCCCGGAGATCACCGGAAAGACCGTCTTCATTCCGCTCATCGGTCATCCGGTCGAGCAGGTGAAATCGCCGGGACCGGTGAACGCGTGGTTCTCCGACAATGATGTCGGGGCCGTCCTCATCCCGGTGGATATCTTCCCCGAGAAGGTGGCGGCGTTCCTCGATGCCATTCGAGGAACACCCAATTGCCCCGGCGTTTCGGTGACGATGCCGCACAAGCAGGCGGCATGTGCCGGGGTCGACGACCTGACGGATCGCGCTCGCCGGGCCGGTGCCGTCAACATCATCCGCCGAAGGCCGGACGGCACGCTCCTCGGTGACATGGTCGACGGCGACGCCATGGTGGCGGCGCTCGCCAAGAACGGCGTGACCGTCACGGGCAAGACCGCCTTGGTCGTCGGTGCCGGCGGCGCCGGAACGGCGATCATCTATGCGCTTGCCGAGGCGGGTGCGGCGACCATCGTCGTCATCGAACGTGACCGGGCGAAGGCGGACCGCCTGACCGGCCAGTTGCGCCGCGACTATCCTGAGCTTCACGCCCATGACGTTCTGCCGGACGGCATCGATGTCGACATCGCCGTCAATGCCTCGCCGGCCGGCATGAATCCTGCCGACCCCTATCCCTTTCCGCTGGAGCGGCTGACAAGGGCGGAAATCATCGCCGACGCGGTGACGAAGCCGCCGGTGACACCCTGGCTCGAGGAAGCCCGGCGCCGCGGCATCGCCATCCAGGCCGGCGCCGAGATGACGCTCGCGCAGCTGCCGACGCAGATCGCCTTCTGGGGCCTCGACAAGGGCGATCGCGACGAAGGTGAGCGGCGATGA